The following are from one region of the Polyangiaceae bacterium genome:
- a CDS encoding tetratricopeptide repeat protein: protein MGMRLDKSFTFAFVAALGLSLSACGGKTPPKVPEGTKVDTPATGGPGAVYGPGGQQYAVTDAPSSGEAATNRPKMNATAAQAYAAGMAAFQSGDLQGAKQQFTQATQADDKAYQAFYSLGVVKERLNEISGALSSYTKAVAIVPDYEPAIVGYAELLARTGKESEAESYLNGKLAKMPKSAAVPAAMAEVKSIQGDSGEAQKYARDALKKNPDYRPAMVTIARDHYRRRRLDLALYTLQAILDGFGTENPARDATNAQALLLRGLIYKEQGNRAGAMKDFQQAVSIRPDLVEARVQLAGYQLEAGNATEAAKLLEEAVKYDKDNVIARLNLGDAYRLLGKAGDAKKELEWVASKDPNLAEVHYDLGLLYLFSENIPGVTPADAVDKAISELEKYKKMKPHGKAGEKDDTDELITRAKTKKAILASKAQEKAAAKPAASGGSSGGSTGSMPPADGGKK from the coding sequence ATGGGAATGAGACTCGACAAGTCGTTCACGTTCGCTTTCGTCGCCGCGCTGGGGCTTTCGCTCTCGGCGTGCGGTGGGAAGACGCCGCCGAAGGTTCCCGAAGGAACCAAGGTGGACACGCCCGCCACGGGCGGTCCCGGTGCGGTGTACGGCCCAGGCGGGCAGCAGTACGCCGTGACGGACGCGCCTTCCAGCGGTGAGGCGGCCACCAATCGACCGAAGATGAACGCGACTGCGGCCCAGGCCTACGCCGCGGGCATGGCGGCGTTTCAGTCCGGGGATCTGCAGGGTGCCAAGCAGCAGTTCACCCAGGCGACGCAGGCGGACGACAAGGCGTATCAAGCCTTCTACTCCCTGGGCGTGGTCAAGGAGCGTCTCAACGAGATCAGCGGCGCGCTTTCTTCCTACACCAAAGCCGTGGCCATCGTGCCGGACTACGAGCCCGCGATCGTGGGCTACGCGGAGCTCTTGGCTCGCACCGGCAAGGAGAGCGAAGCGGAGTCCTACCTCAACGGCAAGCTCGCCAAGATGCCGAAGAGCGCGGCCGTTCCCGCGGCAATGGCGGAAGTGAAGTCCATCCAGGGGGATTCCGGGGAAGCCCAGAAATACGCACGGGACGCTCTCAAGAAGAATCCCGACTATCGCCCCGCGATGGTCACCATCGCTCGTGATCACTACCGGCGCCGCCGGCTGGACCTGGCACTGTACACCTTGCAGGCCATTCTCGACGGTTTCGGCACGGAGAACCCGGCGCGGGATGCCACCAATGCGCAGGCGTTGCTGCTTCGCGGTCTGATCTACAAGGAGCAGGGCAACCGCGCCGGCGCGATGAAGGACTTCCAGCAGGCGGTGTCCATCCGTCCTGATTTGGTGGAGGCGCGCGTGCAGCTCGCGGGCTATCAGCTCGAAGCCGGCAACGCGACGGAAGCCGCCAAGCTCTTGGAGGAAGCCGTCAAGTACGACAAGGACAACGTCATCGCCCGCCTCAACCTGGGCGATGCGTATCGGCTCTTGGGCAAGGCGGGCGACGCAAAGAAAGAGCTCGAGTGGGTGGCCAGCAAGGACCCCAATCTGGCGGAGGTCCACTACGATCTCGGGCTCTTGTATCTGTTCAGCGAGAACATCCCCGGCGTCACGCCCGCCGACGCCGTGGACAAGGCGATCTCGGAGCTCGAGAAATACAAGAAGATGAAGCCGCACGGGAAGGCGGGCGAAAAGGACGACACCGACGAGCTCATCACTCGCGCCAAGACCAAGAAGGCCATCCTGGCTTCCAAGGCCCAGGAGAAAGCCGCGGCGAAGCCGGCGGCCAGCGGCGGATCGAGTGGCGGCTCCACAGGATCCATGCCGCCCGCGGATGGAGGAAAGAAATGA
- a CDS encoding tetratricopeptide repeat protein — translation MSRALRAIGLSAALTALGAAFLPGSAWSQPAPAASASASAAPSASAAPAASAALPTASATPAPAASVPTIKLKKGAPPPPPPTEQQLKALAILKDEAKSYESGAKSFRDTLTMIVRHHYEERRRRILSALDREISIEKKGLVDARNEAIKRLEKFIALYSGDNAHPSATPDAMFRLAALYEERARESQDSDISTGLDPAIALYRRIIAEYPNYEEIAAVHYFLGHAYTDSAKLDQGQQAWRSLVCANHYQVKPDPDDASKIELQPLPQDHDDKFWTEWYNKNPVPLDQAGGKKAGAKPKKATITGSQPYGTDEEELTFKDPYPTDCKPLPQELRPGEEPRYLAEVWWQIGNFHFDQIDPHGGPYNLNRAVSAYDHSLEYKKPPLYGVAMYKQAWTYFKQQRYHTAVDWFVKLLHYADEQEEKTGDPGADFRQEAYTYIAGSLTYVDFEGPPPNDPYIPRNDVLDLETDPLIAEQKMAIAIQRVQDPQLIPQDKKWTVEIYKALAQEFIEITQNRNAIATLELTLQKFPMDRDAPVMQNKVAELYDQLSRLSPEGSAARAEYAAKALEARTKLAAYVGTTPWTDANRDDPEALAQAEALVKGGLKRAAADHTNQARALYNQALERSDEGEQRALIDKSIEEYRLAETGWAAYLAQDPNALDAYESKFWLADARYWVVVLQIAVGRTPTPQEIASAREAAVAVRDSNEDDKYLQPAAYYVVTIAEKVLEDLYRQNQESGGSRGIAKREEVEFTGEGEDRKVVKTPLPQPVLDAVQARDEYNARIPLDQDPKQNGLLYAFQSADYFFVYGQFDQARPRFKALYDQYCGKNEWGHKSWVKLVSMSNFENDAEQSRKLAEGKSCAYDEDSKKAEEGLRKPVIQGSYYVDARKLYEEAEKMPDGPARKKKWREAAAAYKAALDAAPDRDEAPEAAMNGAFAYKQVGEYDKAIEMYELFISKYGDEKTLQKLKNGDPKANPPVAAQPKKYEERVKFLNTAYTTLAEAYVLFFDYPKAAETYDKISSIQHFKPEDRREAAHQALSLYASLGDQSGMSKARNRFKEQGASPRELAEADYIIASSDLKKWDQYSPDTGANQSARKTAQASMQNYYNANKKNTAAAQYVVDAAYYVGKMKKASNQGDTNKWWQNTIAAYDAYKKVAPTKDGKNTAVGSREASMAAEADYTLVEQDIDRNFDYDNPKHKYKGTAVKVIEAYRKNAVEAKKWYDKLQGVVDKYVSPEWTTVAIARQGTVYDALRTGLYNTRPPELVMFDAKTEALLKKAENSDNPDLQEKADAVRVKVQQAWRDARDKELDSADGIVVDRYGNAIVLARRYNVSNPAVTHGIRRLAFLTDVIGEAKMQQHAAQVKDLNYTPGMFQRMRPGQITTPEPKGTPHPLPVLAQ, via the coding sequence GTGAGTCGTGCTCTGAGAGCGATTGGACTGAGCGCCGCACTGACGGCGCTGGGAGCGGCATTCCTGCCGGGTTCGGCCTGGTCCCAGCCCGCCCCGGCAGCGTCCGCATCTGCGAGCGCCGCTCCCTCGGCGAGTGCGGCTCCGGCGGCCAGCGCCGCGCTGCCCACGGCGAGCGCGACGCCGGCCCCGGCGGCGTCGGTGCCGACCATCAAGCTCAAGAAGGGCGCGCCGCCGCCGCCGCCGCCCACGGAGCAGCAGCTCAAGGCCCTCGCCATCCTCAAGGACGAAGCGAAGTCCTACGAGTCTGGGGCCAAGAGCTTCCGCGACACGCTGACCATGATCGTGCGCCACCACTATGAAGAGCGGCGCCGGCGCATCCTGTCCGCTCTCGATCGCGAGATTTCGATCGAGAAGAAGGGGCTCGTCGATGCGCGGAACGAAGCCATCAAGCGGCTCGAGAAGTTCATCGCCCTGTACAGCGGTGACAACGCGCACCCGTCTGCCACTCCGGACGCCATGTTTCGTCTCGCCGCGCTCTACGAAGAGCGCGCCCGCGAAAGCCAGGACTCGGACATCTCCACGGGTCTCGATCCCGCCATCGCGCTCTATCGCCGCATCATTGCCGAGTACCCGAACTACGAAGAGATTGCCGCGGTCCATTACTTCTTGGGCCACGCCTACACCGACTCCGCGAAGCTCGACCAAGGGCAGCAGGCGTGGCGTTCGTTGGTCTGCGCGAACCACTACCAGGTGAAGCCGGATCCCGACGACGCCTCCAAGATCGAGCTGCAGCCGCTGCCCCAGGACCACGACGACAAGTTCTGGACCGAGTGGTACAACAAGAACCCCGTCCCGCTCGATCAGGCCGGCGGCAAGAAGGCCGGCGCCAAGCCCAAGAAGGCGACCATCACGGGAAGTCAGCCCTACGGTACGGACGAGGAAGAGCTCACCTTCAAGGATCCGTATCCGACGGACTGCAAGCCGTTGCCCCAGGAGCTTCGGCCCGGAGAAGAGCCGCGCTACCTGGCCGAGGTCTGGTGGCAGATCGGCAACTTCCACTTCGATCAGATCGATCCCCACGGTGGGCCCTACAACCTGAATCGCGCCGTCAGCGCGTACGATCACTCCCTCGAGTACAAGAAGCCGCCGCTGTACGGCGTCGCCATGTACAAGCAGGCCTGGACGTACTTCAAGCAGCAGCGCTACCACACCGCGGTCGATTGGTTCGTCAAGCTGCTCCACTACGCGGACGAGCAAGAAGAGAAGACGGGTGATCCGGGCGCGGACTTCCGCCAGGAGGCCTACACCTACATCGCGGGCTCGCTGACCTACGTCGATTTCGAGGGGCCGCCGCCAAACGACCCCTACATTCCCCGTAACGACGTCCTCGATCTGGAAACGGATCCCCTCATCGCCGAGCAGAAGATGGCGATCGCGATTCAGCGGGTGCAAGACCCCCAGCTGATCCCGCAAGACAAGAAGTGGACCGTAGAGATCTACAAGGCGCTCGCTCAAGAGTTCATCGAGATCACGCAGAACCGAAACGCCATCGCGACCCTCGAGCTCACGCTCCAGAAGTTCCCGATGGATCGCGACGCGCCGGTGATGCAGAACAAGGTTGCCGAGCTGTACGACCAGCTGAGCCGCCTCTCTCCCGAAGGTTCGGCTGCGCGAGCGGAGTACGCGGCCAAGGCCCTCGAGGCCCGAACCAAGCTGGCCGCCTATGTGGGCACCACCCCGTGGACGGACGCCAACCGGGACGACCCGGAGGCCCTGGCCCAAGCGGAAGCGCTGGTGAAGGGCGGCCTGAAGCGCGCGGCGGCGGACCACACCAACCAGGCCCGGGCGCTGTACAACCAGGCTCTCGAGCGAAGCGACGAAGGCGAGCAGCGAGCGCTGATCGACAAGTCGATCGAGGAGTATCGCCTCGCGGAAACGGGTTGGGCCGCCTACCTGGCGCAGGACCCGAACGCGCTCGACGCCTACGAGAGCAAGTTCTGGCTCGCGGACGCCCGCTACTGGGTGGTGGTGCTGCAAATCGCCGTGGGCCGCACGCCCACGCCGCAGGAGATCGCGTCGGCGCGTGAGGCCGCCGTCGCGGTCCGCGACTCGAACGAGGACGACAAGTACCTGCAGCCGGCGGCGTACTACGTGGTCACCATCGCCGAGAAGGTGCTCGAGGATCTCTACCGCCAGAATCAGGAGTCCGGCGGCAGCCGCGGCATCGCCAAGCGCGAAGAGGTGGAGTTCACCGGCGAAGGCGAGGACCGCAAGGTCGTCAAGACACCGCTGCCCCAACCGGTTCTGGACGCCGTCCAGGCGCGCGACGAGTACAACGCCCGCATCCCGCTGGATCAGGATCCCAAGCAGAACGGTCTTCTGTACGCGTTCCAGTCGGCGGACTACTTCTTCGTCTACGGACAGTTCGACCAAGCGCGCCCGCGTTTCAAGGCGCTGTACGATCAGTACTGCGGCAAGAACGAGTGGGGCCACAAGTCGTGGGTGAAGTTGGTCAGTATGAGCAACTTCGAGAACGACGCCGAGCAGAGCCGCAAGCTCGCCGAGGGCAAGAGCTGCGCCTACGACGAAGATTCCAAGAAGGCAGAAGAGGGCCTGCGCAAGCCGGTGATTCAGGGCTCCTACTACGTGGATGCGCGCAAGCTCTACGAAGAAGCCGAGAAGATGCCGGACGGCCCCGCCCGCAAGAAGAAGTGGCGTGAAGCTGCGGCGGCGTACAAGGCCGCACTGGATGCCGCACCGGATCGCGACGAAGCGCCGGAAGCCGCCATGAACGGCGCCTTCGCCTACAAGCAGGTGGGCGAGTACGACAAGGCCATCGAGATGTACGAGCTGTTCATCTCGAAGTACGGCGACGAAAAGACGCTGCAGAAGCTGAAGAACGGAGACCCGAAGGCCAATCCGCCGGTCGCCGCCCAGCCGAAGAAGTACGAAGAGCGCGTCAAGTTCCTGAACACCGCCTACACCACGTTGGCGGAGGCCTACGTGCTGTTCTTCGACTACCCGAAGGCGGCGGAGACCTACGACAAGATCAGCTCCATCCAGCACTTCAAGCCGGAGGATCGGCGCGAGGCGGCGCATCAAGCGCTGTCACTCTATGCGAGCCTCGGCGACCAAAGCGGGATGAGCAAGGCGAGGAACCGCTTCAAGGAGCAAGGCGCCTCCCCCAGGGAGCTCGCGGAAGCGGACTACATCATCGCCAGCTCGGATCTGAAGAAGTGGGACCAGTACTCGCCGGACACGGGCGCCAACCAGAGCGCGCGCAAGACGGCGCAGGCGTCGATGCAGAACTATTACAACGCCAACAAGAAGAACACGGCGGCTGCGCAGTACGTGGTCGACGCCGCGTACTACGTCGGCAAGATGAAGAAGGCATCGAATCAAGGCGACACCAACAAGTGGTGGCAGAACACCATCGCCGCCTACGACGCCTACAAGAAGGTGGCGCCCACCAAGGACGGCAAGAACACCGCAGTAGGCTCCCGCGAAGCGAGCATGGCGGCGGAGGCCGACTACACCTTGGTGGAGCAGGACATCGACCGGAACTTCGACTACGACAACCCCAAGCACAAGTACAAGGGCACCGCCGTCAAGGTGATCGAGGCCTACCGCAAGAACGCCGTCGAAGCGAAGAAGTGGTACGACAAGCTCCAGGGGGTGGTGGACAAGTACGTGTCGCCGGAGTGGACCACCGTGGCCATTGCGCGGCAGGGCACCGTGTATGACGCCCTGCGCACGGGCCTGTACAACACTCGCCCGCCGGAGCTCGTGATGTTCGACGCCAAGACCGAGGCGCTGCTGAAGAAGGCGGAGAACAGCGACAATCCGGACCTTCAGGAGAAGGCTGACGCCGTCCGCGTGAAGGTACAGCAGGCCTGGCGCGACGCTCGCGACAAGGAGCTCGACAGCGCGGACGGTATCGTCGTGGATCGCTACGGCAATGCCATCGTGCTCGCGCGTCGCTACAACGTGTCGAATCCCGCGGTCACCCACGGAATTCGCCGCTTGGCGTTTCTCACGGACGTGATCGGGGAGGCCAAGATGCAGCAGCACGCGGCCCAGGTGAAAGACCTCAACTACACGCCGGGCATGTTCCAGCGCATGCGCCCGGGTCAGATCACCACGCCCGAACCGAAGGGGACGCCACACCCGCTCCCTGTGCTGGCGCAGTGA
- a CDS encoding tetratricopeptide repeat protein, translating into MGLHRAPRWALAALVLSLGVPRSALALSSSDARGRAQLSIKNVETDLPNVQRAAARARAKKLTPAQRIAAGDILYRNKDYDRAIDVFSQVVELYRQGKADAASNADALFLLGESYFHSKQYLSARREFMELLDKGAQSPYSTYAGRSVSRLVDISLRTDDLNRLDEIFAKLNQLPQSDASGSLQYARGKALFAKKDYDAAKSSLNSVAADSPYAHQTQYLLGVVLVKQAAPAAPPPSATPDQPEVATSGTAAPEQPVQKARYAAAIEQFRKVTRMKGDTEAHRHVVDLAWMAIGRLFYESDNFLDAAEAYSHVDRTSPEFSTMLYELAWVYVRLGDYQRAQRALEVLSITDPESLRLADGSLLRADLMLRSGQFDKALTLYRSVRSRFDPIREQVDTFLKDVTDPAVYYDRLVEEDVETSDQPGGALSPVVVQWAREEAENDRAFAVIDDVAASRDLIKRSRRLIMKLNAVLGAGTRVRAFPELQASMEQTLGLLNKVGQARRTLALGMDDEAGSAGGELGKVRAERRALMKRMAQLPVTPGDFSRRESAGETQWNKVSQQLQRLTLEADRIQAIINGLKRVLKDADKFGVTSDPNSRQRFQAEIAANERDLEIYRKRIKDYQDAVDMGKVQVGFGDSRFQEDDNVRRRFRQVFAREVQLVASGQDNADAQAYARAIQPLLSRADTVEDSLENTKASLEREAEDRAKKLEQEVQAEVNNIEKYSGDLDALDQQARLLVGEIAMKNFGLVRDRLKSIVLRADVGIVQQAWEVREEQRMRVRNLQRERSREEQNLNDELREVLDDAGDDL; encoded by the coding sequence ATGGGATTGCACCGCGCCCCCCGTTGGGCGTTGGCGGCACTCGTGTTGTCCCTGGGGGTGCCGAGGTCGGCCTTGGCGCTGAGCTCTTCGGACGCTCGGGGCCGCGCTCAGCTCTCGATCAAGAACGTCGAGACCGACCTGCCCAACGTGCAACGAGCCGCGGCCCGCGCTCGGGCCAAGAAGCTGACGCCGGCACAGCGCATCGCCGCGGGCGACATCCTGTATCGCAACAAGGATTACGACCGGGCCATCGACGTGTTCTCGCAGGTGGTGGAGCTCTACCGGCAGGGCAAGGCAGACGCGGCCTCCAATGCCGACGCGCTGTTCCTGCTGGGTGAGAGCTACTTCCATTCCAAGCAGTACCTCTCCGCCCGGCGCGAGTTCATGGAGCTCTTGGACAAGGGCGCCCAGAGCCCGTACTCCACCTACGCCGGTCGCTCGGTCTCGCGCTTGGTCGACATCTCGCTCCGCACCGACGACCTCAACCGCCTGGACGAGATCTTCGCCAAGCTGAACCAGCTGCCGCAGTCGGACGCGTCCGGCTCGCTGCAGTACGCCCGCGGCAAGGCCCTGTTCGCCAAGAAGGACTACGACGCCGCAAAGTCGTCGCTCAATTCCGTCGCGGCGGACTCCCCCTATGCACACCAGACGCAGTACCTCTTGGGTGTGGTGCTGGTGAAGCAAGCGGCCCCGGCGGCGCCGCCGCCGTCGGCCACTCCGGATCAGCCGGAGGTGGCCACCAGCGGCACCGCCGCGCCGGAGCAGCCGGTGCAGAAGGCGCGCTACGCCGCAGCCATCGAGCAGTTCCGCAAGGTGACTCGCATGAAGGGCGACACCGAGGCGCACCGCCACGTGGTGGACCTCGCTTGGATGGCGATCGGTCGGCTGTTCTACGAGAGCGACAATTTCCTGGACGCCGCCGAGGCCTACTCCCACGTGGACCGGACCTCTCCGGAGTTCTCGACCATGCTGTACGAGCTGGCGTGGGTGTACGTGCGCCTCGGGGACTACCAACGCGCTCAGCGCGCGCTGGAGGTGCTCAGCATCACGGACCCCGAGAGCCTGCGGCTGGCGGACGGTTCCCTGTTGCGGGCCGACCTCATGCTGCGCTCGGGCCAGTTCGACAAGGCCCTCACGCTGTACCGCAGCGTGCGCAGTCGCTTCGATCCCATTCGGGAACAGGTCGACACCTTCCTCAAGGACGTGACCGATCCGGCCGTGTACTACGACCGACTCGTGGAAGAGGACGTGGAGACCAGTGATCAGCCCGGTGGGGCGCTGTCCCCCGTGGTGGTGCAGTGGGCCCGGGAAGAAGCCGAGAACGACCGCGCCTTCGCCGTCATCGACGACGTCGCGGCGTCCCGGGATCTGATCAAGCGCTCCCGGCGCCTGATCATGAAGCTGAACGCCGTGCTGGGCGCGGGCACTCGGGTGCGCGCGTTCCCGGAGCTGCAGGCGTCCATGGAGCAGACGCTCGGCTTGCTCAACAAGGTGGGGCAAGCCCGCCGCACCCTGGCTCTCGGAATGGACGACGAGGCGGGTTCCGCCGGTGGCGAGCTCGGGAAGGTGCGGGCGGAGCGCCGAGCGCTGATGAAGCGCATGGCGCAGCTTCCCGTCACCCCTGGGGACTTTTCGCGACGTGAGTCCGCGGGCGAGACGCAGTGGAACAAGGTGAGCCAACAGCTCCAGCGCCTGACGCTGGAGGCGGACCGTATCCAAGCCATCATCAACGGCCTCAAGCGAGTGCTGAAGGACGCCGACAAGTTCGGCGTGACCTCGGATCCGAACAGCCGCCAGCGCTTCCAGGCGGAAATCGCGGCCAACGAGCGAGACCTCGAGATCTACCGCAAGCGGATCAAGGACTACCAGGACGCTGTCGACATGGGGAAGGTCCAGGTCGGCTTCGGGGATTCGCGCTTCCAGGAAGACGACAACGTTCGCCGGCGCTTCCGCCAGGTCTTTGCCCGCGAGGTGCAGCTGGTGGCCAGTGGCCAGGACAACGCCGACGCGCAAGCCTACGCCCGGGCGATCCAGCCGCTCTTGTCCCGGGCCGACACCGTCGAGGATTCCCTGGAGAACACCAAGGCGAGCCTCGAACGAGAGGCCGAGGACCGCGCCAAGAAGCTCGAGCAAGAGGTTCAGGCAGAGGTCAACAACATCGAGAAATACTCGGGGGATCTCGACGCCTTGGACCAGCAGGCCCGGCTCCTGGTGGGGGAGATCGCGATGAAGAACTTCGGCCTGGTGCGCGACCGCCTGAAGAGCATCGTGCTCCGCGCGGACGTGGGCATCGTCCAACAGGCATGGGAAGTGCGCGAGGAACAACGGATGCGAGTCCGCAACTTGCAGCGTGAGCGCTCCCGCGAGGAGCAGAACCTGAACGACGAGCTCCGTGAGGTGCTCGACGACGCGGGAGACGATCTGTGA
- a CDS encoding RNA polymerase sigma factor, giving the protein MAAARGDATDEMLMVRYQRGDREAFGELVRRYERPIYNFVIRQLRHPSTAEDLTQDVFMRVVQNAADFKHEARFSTWLYTIARNLCVDQHRKASHRRHPSLDQPTSGDDGARPLGESIADGHPSASVERVVAGSQVASKIAEAVDSLPEDQREVFLLREIANLPFKEIAAVTGVGENTVKSRMRYALDRLQQALSDFEEYARALR; this is encoded by the coding sequence ATGGCGGCCGCGCGAGGAGACGCGACGGACGAGATGCTCATGGTGCGCTACCAGCGAGGCGACCGTGAGGCTTTTGGTGAGCTCGTACGTCGGTACGAGCGACCCATCTACAACTTCGTGATCCGACAACTACGACACCCGAGCACCGCGGAAGATTTGACCCAGGACGTTTTCATGCGTGTGGTGCAAAACGCCGCGGACTTCAAACACGAAGCCCGCTTCTCCACCTGGCTCTACACGATTGCCAGGAATCTGTGCGTGGACCAGCACCGCAAGGCCAGCCACCGCCGCCACCCGTCCCTCGATCAACCGACGAGCGGAGACGACGGCGCGCGTCCGCTCGGCGAGTCCATCGCCGATGGCCATCCGAGCGCGAGCGTCGAGCGCGTGGTCGCCGGCTCACAGGTCGCCAGCAAGATCGCCGAGGCCGTCGACTCCTTGCCCGAAGACCAGCGCGAGGTGTTCTTGCTTCGCGAGATCGCAAACCTTCCGTTCAAGGAGATCGCCGCCGTTACCGGCGTGGGTGAGAACACCGTGAAGAGCCGCATGCGCTACGCGCTGGATCGGCTGCAACAGGCCTTGTCGGACTTCGAGGAGTACGCGCGCGCGCTGCGCTGA
- a CDS encoding zf-HC2 domain-containing protein: protein MDCEKFDRVVLDLLYEELDELTEAAAMRHMEHCSRCQGIGQRLRATREVGVLPLIEPPSGLTERILKAEQSARAQLPIGRRLGRGFSMIASYAMRPQLAMAALFMLMIGASLLLIRVRPGERDSVRVTERGVPESEGESVAIVPVPEKPTESDTPGAAQAHGAQLAPMKRSRSDEGPPEPMTEAEDQAAEKKTAKAEGGDGGASLYDQAMKNYRAGNYVEAQRDFDSVANGGGENSASAALFAAQAVRASSGCTTAASRFESVGTKFRGSGVGNEATWQAADCYRSLGRTEDARRNYQALLEAPGYGDRAQLALAALDTDRVASRKAKAAAGASLPAVKAAPAPAKPAAKPTTEPKTDTPGNAF from the coding sequence ATGGACTGCGAGAAGTTCGATCGTGTCGTGCTCGATCTCCTCTACGAGGAGCTGGACGAGCTCACGGAAGCCGCGGCAATGCGCCACATGGAGCATTGCTCGCGCTGCCAAGGCATCGGTCAGCGCTTGCGGGCGACGCGGGAAGTGGGCGTTTTGCCGCTGATCGAGCCGCCTTCGGGCCTCACGGAGCGCATCCTGAAGGCCGAGCAGAGCGCCCGCGCGCAGCTGCCCATTGGCCGTCGCCTCGGCCGTGGTTTCTCCATGATCGCGAGTTACGCCATGCGACCGCAGCTGGCGATGGCCGCGCTGTTCATGCTCATGATCGGAGCCAGCCTGCTCTTGATCCGCGTGCGGCCGGGTGAGCGCGACAGCGTGCGTGTGACCGAGCGTGGCGTACCCGAGAGCGAAGGCGAGTCCGTCGCCATCGTGCCCGTGCCCGAGAAGCCCACCGAGAGCGACACTCCCGGCGCAGCCCAAGCGCACGGTGCTCAGCTGGCTCCGATGAAGCGTTCGCGCTCGGACGAAGGCCCGCCGGAGCCGATGACCGAAGCGGAGGACCAGGCCGCCGAGAAGAAGACCGCGAAGGCGGAAGGCGGCGACGGCGGGGCGTCCCTCTACGATCAGGCGATGAAGAACTACCGCGCCGGAAACTACGTGGAGGCGCAACGCGACTTCGACAGTGTTGCCAATGGCGGTGGTGAAAACTCCGCCTCCGCGGCGCTGTTCGCAGCCCAAGCGGTGCGCGCGTCCTCCGGCTGCACTACTGCTGCGTCGCGTTTCGAATCCGTGGGCACCAAGTTCCGGGGCTCGGGTGTGGGCAACGAGGCGACGTGGCAAGCGGCAGACTGCTACCGCTCGCTGGGTCGCACCGAGGACGCTCGTCGCAACTACCAGGCATTGCTCGAAGCTCCTGGCTACGGGGATCGCGCGCAGCTCGCGCTGGCCGCGCTGGATACGGACCGCGTGGCGAGCCGCAAAGCGAAGGCCGCCGCGGGCGCTTCCCTGCCGGCCGTCAAAGCCGCGCCGGCCCCCGCGAAGCCTGCCGCGAAGCCCACCACCGAGCCAAAGACGGACACCCCGGGCAACGCCTTTTGA
- a CDS encoding fatty acid desaturase: MGATMRLRFAADIKTLLWVAMTIALVAVQFAKPTLTPYLFWLSCYFALTCGVIAHNHNHCPTFHGKVANEIFASVISIFYGYPTFAWIPTHNLNHHKFVNRAGDATITWRYTNRHNALMAITYPFISGYFQADPTNAFIKKAKSQNKKLYRRIVRQYVVFVGSHVALLSLAIGLHGVRTGLFVWGLACAVPAMFALWTIMFFNYVQHVHTDPWSRHNHSRSFVGRGINFCLFNNGLHAAHHENAGTHWSKLRDVHERLAPNIDPRLMHKSMWGFFFVQYLLAPFFPKLGTEQVGRPPFEPPDGGKLDLASADVAVGDAGDNEAMLPAE; the protein is encoded by the coding sequence ATGGGAGCGACGATGCGCCTACGTTTTGCAGCCGATATCAAGACCTTGCTGTGGGTAGCGATGACCATCGCCCTGGTGGCGGTGCAGTTCGCGAAGCCCACGCTCACGCCCTACCTGTTCTGGCTGTCTTGCTACTTCGCGCTCACCTGCGGCGTCATCGCTCACAACCACAACCACTGCCCCACCTTCCACGGCAAGGTGGCGAACGAGATCTTCGCGAGCGTGATCTCCATCTTCTACGGCTATCCGACGTTCGCCTGGATCCCCACCCACAACCTGAACCACCACAAGTTCGTGAACCGGGCCGGGGACGCCACCATCACCTGGCGCTACACCAATCGCCACAACGCCTTGATGGCGATCACGTACCCGTTCATCTCGGGCTACTTCCAGGCGGATCCCACCAACGCGTTCATCAAGAAGGCCAAGAGCCAGAACAAGAAGCTCTATCGCCGCATCGTGCGCCAGTACGTGGTGTTCGTGGGCTCTCACGTGGCGCTCTTGTCCCTGGCCATCGGCCTGCACGGCGTCCGCACCGGGCTCTTCGTGTGGGGCCTGGCGTGCGCCGTCCCGGCCATGTTCGCGCTGTGGACCATCATGTTCTTCAACTACGTGCAGCACGTGCACACGGATCCGTGGTCGCGGCACAACCACTCCCGGAGCTTCGTGGGCCGCGGCATCAACTTCTGCCTGTTCAACAACGGGCTGCACGCCGCTCATCACGAGAACGCCGGCACGCACTGGAGCAAGCTCCGCGACGTGCATGAAAGGCTCGCGCCGAACATCGACCCGCGGTTGATGCACAAGAGCATGTGGGGCTTCTTCTTCGTGCAGTACCTGCTCGCGCCCTTCTTCCCCAAGCTCGGCACCGAGCAAGTGGGCCGGCCGCCCTTCGAGCCCCCGGACGGCGGCAAGCTGGATCTCGCCTCGGCGGACGTGGCCGTCGGCGACGCCGGCGACAACGAAGCGATGCTCCCCGCCGAGTGA